In Fusarium musae strain F31 chromosome 7, whole genome shotgun sequence, a single window of DNA contains:
- a CDS encoding hypothetical protein (EggNog:ENOG41), whose product MPPYPAELKTWWLGIGYEALKQLVNGESDDLDSRQCGFAQQMQTRLLAFDNDQTIQASIQTAWPAIRAARGVDYDANSRKNSKYIASNIFRKPHDGGIDFERAMDGLGYLDAIEIRRLRLLEATHAAMETISPTESQLQMLQELDRTSTANFRLLHAGFRAFILIEELTKDPECRKEIPQIMGIFNALVPSDVFLEDEDDVDPTPHSPGLRDSVRFSVFEHLMSDQPFSPQQQEIIKMKLSGWCEVPGYPQARDAMVRYCEEFKKLEGVCLAIMSDLERKSFRVGPYHVSSTTSSTVFNTDNSRSSGFSANTTQSASAIFTLATSNDNQGSAPTTPLSPWVVSTSHPLLKGMPGREMSPAKTDGALFSQDLSASPVLSYPDNLSKTEFFQHPFTRKLDMLPVEQATLGLVLPREIDSRDF is encoded by the exons ATGCCACCCTATCCTGCTGAACTCAAAACCTGGTGGTTAGGGATAGGCTATGAGGCCCTTAAACAATTGGTCAACGGTGAATCAGATGATCTCGACTCTCGACAGTGTGGTTTTGCGCAGCAGATGCAAACGAGGCTTTTGGCATTCGACAACGACCAAACCATTCAAGCCTCTATTCAAACAGCCTGGCCAGCCATCCGTGCAGCAAGAGGAGTCGACTATGACGCGAATAGTCGCAAGAATTCCAAGTACATAGCGTCCAATATCTTTCGGAAGCCCCATGATGGAGGCATTGACTTCGAACGCGCCATGGATGGCCTTGGCTACCTCGATGCCATCGAAATTCGtcgcctccgcctccttgAAGCCACCCATGCTGCCATGGAGACCATATCACCGACAGAAAGTCAACTACAAATGCTCCAAGAGCTTGACAGGACTTCTACCGCAAACTTTCGGCTGCTACACGCCGGTTTCAGGGCCTTT ATCCTTATCGAAGAATTGACAAAAGACCCCGAGTGCAGAAAGGAGATCCCTCAAATTATGGGAATATTCAATGCTCTTGTGCCTTCAGATGTGTTtctcgaagacgaagatgatgtcgatcCAACCCCACACTCACCGGGTCTTCGCGACAGTGTTCGGTTTTCTGTCTTTGAGCACCTGATGTCTGATCAGCCCTTctctcctcagcagcaagaaaTCATCAAAATGAAACTGTCTGGCTGGTGCGAGGTCCCAGGGTATCCTCAAGCCAGAGATGCTATGGTGAGATACTGTGAAGAGTTCAAGAAGCTGGAAGGTGTGTGCTTAGCGATCATGAGCGATCTTGAACGAAAATCGTTCCGCGTCGGACCGTATCATGTATCATCTACAACCTCGTCCACGGTGTTTAATACAGACAATTCACGAAGCTCTGGGTTTTCAGCAAATACAACCCAGAGCGCAAGCGCTATTTTCACACTTGCGACTTCAAATGACAACCAGGGCTCTGCGCCGACGACACCCTTAAGCCCTTGGGTCGTATCGACTTCGCATCCTCTACTAAAAGGAATGCCTGGAAGAGAAATGAGCCCAGCTAAAACGGATGGTGCTCTTTTCTCTCAAGATCTCAGCGCATCACCCGTCCTGTCCTATCCTGATAATCTCTCCAAAACAGAGTTTTTTCAGCACCCATTCACCCGAAAGCTTGACATGTTACCAGTCGAACAAGCCACTTTGGGTCTTGTCCTGCCCCGAGAAATTGACAGTCGAGATTTCTAG
- a CDS encoding hypothetical protein (EggNog:ENOG41), with translation MGEAAATTFASIVVLGLGFAAAGYIYHKFYKMLVLQKMNHAFEPGDPVLDLAAIGKDVPHQPGGSGEHWIYRPEQQRVDDIVMGRVVGHYYLLIGDKGSGKSSMLIDAMRKNEGDGVAMFEAHADLEIFRIRLGKALDYEFHEDYIGGYFSERGPRETTALLDIERALNKLEKVAMQKRRERGKPLVVIVNQMHLLRHDDDGRDVIELLQQRAEQWAAANIVTMVFNSDDYWVYERLKQLATRMEVLPVTDLPKQQAISALQRYRQKYWKESIDPEVLEEVYERVGGRLSFLNRVAKSRDMMGTCERIKEIEKKWFLNQCWILGPEMDDDVMDQQKWAAAAMCLAKALVDKEQDMEEHESYDPVVGHVLPTYPFHIAQQIMTRCDFIRDLDRLNLFSITSEADVRASSVPMHRAFREICAEPNFEKHLEGTIQRIADIESLGRTRELVAKDLVLGGQYEIEHNRKGITVKLKEAEKEDD, from the exons ATGGGAGAGGCCGCGGCCACGACCTTTGCGTCCATAGTGGTGTTGGGTCTGGGCTTTGCTGCTGCGGGCTACATTTATCACAAGTTTTACAAGATGCTCGTCCTACAAAAGATGAACCATGCTTTTGAGCCAGGTGATCCGGTCCTAGATTTGGCTGCAATTGGTAAAGATGTCCCTCATCAACCAGGTGGTTCTGGCGAACATTGGATATACCGCCCAGAGCAGCAGCGTGTTGACGACATTGTCATGGGGCGCGTTGTCGGGCACTATTACCTTTTGATCGGCGATAAGGGGTCTGGTAAGAGCAGTATGCTTATTGATGCTATGCGAAAGAATGAgggtgatggtgttgccATGTTCGAAGCACACGCAGACCTGGAGATCTTCCGCATTCGTCTTGGCAAGGCCCTCGATTATGAGTTTCACGAGGATTACATCGGAGGGTACTTCAGTGAGAGGGGCCCCCGAGAAACCACAGCTCTTCTGGACATTGAACGTGCCCTCAACAAACTGGAGAAAGTGGCCATGCAGAAGCGAAGAGAAAGGGGTAAGCCCTTAGTGGTGATTGTCAACCAAATGCACCTCCttcgccatgatgatgatggtcgaGATGTCATTGAACTACTGCAGCAAAGAGCCGAACAGTGGGCTGCAGCCAACATTGTCACTATGGTTTTCAACTCCGATGACTACTGGGTGTATGAGCGCCTCAAACAGCTTGCTACCAGAATGGAGGTTCTCCCTGTCACTGATCTACCTAAACAACAAGCTATTTCGGCTCTCCAGCGATATCGTCAGAAGTACTGGAAGGAAAGTATCGACCCCGAAGTTCTCGAGGAAGTTTATGAAAGGGTCGGAGGGCGGCTGAGCTTTCTCAACCGAGTAGCAAAAAGTAGGGATATGATGGGAACTTGCGAAAGGATCAAGGAAATTGAAAAGAAGTGGTTCCTCAACCAGTGTTGGATTCTCGGTCCAGAGATGGATGACGATGTCATGGATCAACAGAAGTGGGCT GCTGCCGCTATGTGTTTGGCTAAGGCATTGGTCGATAAGGAACAGGATATGGAAGAGCATGAAAGCTACGACCCTGTTGTTGGACATGTGCTTCCGACATACCCTTTCCACATCGCTCAGCAAATCATGACCCGCTGTGATTTTATCCGAGATCTCGATCGATTGaacctcttcagcatcaccagcGAGGCAGACGTTCGAGCAAGCAGCGTTCCGATGCATCGGGCCTTCAGAGAAATTTGTGCTGAGCCTAACTTTGAGAAGCACCTAGAAGGCACGATACAAAGAATTGCTGATATCGAAAGCTTGGGACGTACTCGTGAGCTTGTTGCCAAAGACTTGGTTCTTGGTGGACAGTATGAGATCGAGCATAACCGCAAGGGCATTACAGtgaagctgaaggaggctgagaaggaagatgacTGA
- a CDS encoding hypothetical protein (EggNog:ENOG41), which translates to MSGNGNGSSKWPDFRLASTVLWSLMPGSQSNRPDKQNDEDRDGNEGRKNEQQLKNETQEELPEELMQSLELTQDEVGTGSRPIDEMSGFDNYDGDAQAGPEDDVADQDFGTLEMFDSNATQAPYTSQLEIASQEDQAPEAPMSEDIPSSQSRKHKRDKKGRKQKGINESESPQLPPAAGESSRKSKKSKKKSTAPVEIPDSLVENNTSTIFPSQPLDNLAADLADEAAAPATQTKRKRNPSDSTDGKQRKKRRSRDEAAEIESQLVEPGTQDDQIEEADTKESQAASFLHTRDAARPAAIYDDVAEDAPQSPSAARLEVRDAQSREGSAAQDEMDIDASVKHTQTQDQENEVSGFSAINGQDNTEHQELEQVARDVWNAHINGQNQPNTQDSSVHPEEMEVPTSAQRPHTSNDVYDVPGSPVQASNPPSASAKRTRSGKAKKAKPTFFEKSPSPEVPEGDLPSPSAMTPMPRKRTKKASNRRKSEANRALSSQDMEVRDDDDLYGNPATGRRNRMAGFTQGRFTDEELGRIAQAVESYRVERNMEQHELNAMIHAPGGTTAGDEHAALWARIFATCPDRHRQKIINITRKKFHNFVARGTWTSEQDAELRDLIEANGTKWSKIAGIINRHPEDLRDRYRNYIICGDSQRKDTWDEEEEGNLTQFVMEAMGAIDELRIIQPTRELLKKPYEELIDWQNISERMGRTRSRLQCITKWRAMNIKTHGKDKLVSHAPDASISFRLEKARRQIAAMPEEERYRMIMAISGSSASIEAKIPWQRLVDKQFRNSWHRPTQMLLWRRLKQSVPESEQKTVRDSAQYLLNLYAQTGELPNVEDSLFDDAEEMEFVNSIPTTHASHNNASANGQNHMSAEFVNEADEEETEQPHGEYGVPDENINPDLPIAPMEDFDPAPMASMDPVAAVADLAPMGDTEMVDPALSAEHAEPEQPEEPIDAPMKEEPVPVAKPASTPVFDEPAPPKATRVAKRTGMGKAKAPKPPRKSAARSTPVRATPSRRSARRAAPSQDPIEDDGEVQAGAPAEDNSEVDEAQTRKRKTPSRFRSAGVPEVSAAADDSDSVMDDMEDLPARVM; encoded by the coding sequence ATGTCAGGCAACGGCAACGGTAGTAGCAAGTGGCCTGACTTCCGCCTCGCGTCGACGGTGCTATGGTCTCTTATGCCCGGCTCCCAATCCAACAGGCCAGATAAGCAAAACGACGAAGACCGCGACGGTAACGAAGGCCGCAAGAACGAGCAGCAGCTCAAGAACGAAACCCAAGAAGAGCTTCCAGAAGAACTAATGCAGTCACTCGAGCTGACCCAAGACGAAGTCGGCACCGGAAGCCGGCcaattgatgagatgagcgGTTTCGATAACTACGATGGCGATGCTCAGGCTGGTCCAGAAGACGACGTTGCAGATCAAGACTTTGGCACGCTCGAAATGTTCGACAGCAACGCAACACAAGCCCCCTACACGTCGCAACTCGAGATCGCTTCCCAGGAAGACCAGGCGCCTGAGGCGCCCATGTCGGAAGACATACCGTCCTCTCAATCCCGAAAGCACAAGCGCGACAAGAAGGGGCGCAAACAGAAAGGCATAAATGAGAGTGAATCCCCACAACTGCCGCCAGCTGCCGGAGAATCCTCGCGCAAGTCCAAAAAGTCCAAGAAAAAGTCGACGGCACCGGTCGAAATTCCCGATAGCCTGGTCGAAAACAACACATCAACCATATTCCCATCTCAACCTCTGGACAACTTGGCTGCTGACCTTGCTGATGAGGCGGCTGCTCCTGCTACTCAAACGAAGCGCAAGCGCAACCCCTCGGATTCCACTGACGGCAAGCAACGCAAGAAGCGGAGATCCCGTGACGAGGCAGCCGAAATCGAATCACAGCTGGTGGAACCAGGAACACAAGATGACCAAATTGAGGAAGCAGACACTAAGGAATCCCAAGCTGCCTCTTTCCTTCACACCAGGGACGCAGCTCGCCCGGCTGCCATTTACGATGATGTTGCAGAGGATGCACCCCAATCTCCCAGTGCTGCACGCCTCGAGGTGCGTGATGCTCAATCAAGAGAAGGCAGTGCCGCTCAGGACGAGATGGACATTGATGCATCAGTGAAGCATACCCAGACCCAGGATCAGGAGAATGAGGTTTCTGGATTTTCTGCAATCAACGGGCAAGATAACACAGAACACCAAGAGCTCGAACAAGTGGCCAGGGACGTGTGGAATGCGCACATCAACGGCCAAAACCAACCCAACACACAAGACTCATCTGTGCACcctgaggagatggaggttcCAACATCTGCACAGCGTCCTCATACAAGCAATGATGTGTACGATGTTCCCGGAAGCCCAGTTCAGGCCTCAAACCCACCAAGTGCCAGCGCCAAGCGAACACGATCGGGCAAGGCTAAGAAGGCAAAGCCTACTTTCTTTGAGAAATCGCCTTCCCCTGAGGTTCCCGAGGGTGACCTCCCATCACCTTCTGCCATGACACCGATGCCACGAAAGCGCACCAAGAAGGCTTCAAATCGTAGAAAGTCTGAAGCCAACCGTGCACTCTCGTCTCAAGACATGGAAGTCAGAGACGACGATGACCTATATGGCAATCCAGCAACCGGACGACGCAATCGGATGGCTGGCTTCACCCAGGGACGATTCACCGATGAGGAACTTGGTCGTATTGCACAAGCAGTTGAGAGTTACCGTGTCGAGCGCAACATGGAGCAGCATGAACTGAACGCTATGATCCATGCTCCTGGGGGCACAACTGCTGGTGATGAGCATGCCGCCCTTTGGGCACGCATCTTTGCAACATGCCCAGACCGACACAGACAGAAAATCATCAATATCACCCGAAAGAAGTTCCATAACTTCGTTGCTCGTGGTACCTGGACCAGTGAGCAAGATGCCGAGCTCCGTGATCTTATCGAAGCCAACGGAACAAAGTGGTCCAAGATTGCGGGTATCATCAACCGTCACCCAGAAGATCTCCGGGATCGTTATCGAAACTACATCATCTGTGGAGACTCCCAGCGGAAAGATACctgggatgaggaggaagagggtaACCTAACACAGTTTGTAATGGAAGCCATGGGCGCCATTGACGAGTTACGAATCATCCAGCCTACCCGCGAACTGCTTAAGAAGCCATATGAGGAACTTATCGATTGGCAAAACATCAGTGAGCGTATGGGGAGAACTCGCAGTCGACTTCAGTGTATCACCAAATGGAGAGCCATGAACATCAAGACTCATGGCAAGGATAAGTTGGTGTCACATGCGCCCGATGCATCTATCTCTTTCCGTCTTGAGAAGGCCCGTCGTCAAATTGCCGCGATGCCTGAGGAAGAACGTTATCGCATGATCATGGCTATCTCAGGCTCATCCGCATCCATTGAAGCCAAGATTCCGTGGCAGAGACTGGTTGACAAGCAGTTCCGCAACAGCTGGCATCGACCAACGCAGATGCTTCTTTGGCGACGCCTGAAGCAGAGTGTGCCTGAGTCAGAACAGAAGACTGTACGAGACTCTGCACAATACCTCCTTAATTTGTACGCCCAGACTGGCGAGCTTCCCAATGTCGAAGATTCTCTTTTCGACGACgcggaggagatggagttcGTGAATAGCATCCCAACCACCCACGCTTCTCACAACAACGCTTCTGCCAATGGTCAGAACCACATGAGCGCCGAATTTGTTAACGAggccgatgaggaggaaacCGAACAACCGCATGGTGAATATGGCGTTCCTGATGAGAACATCAATCCTGATTTACCTATCGCACCAATGGAGGACTTCGATCCAGCCCCGATGGCATCAATGGATCCTGTTGCTGCGGTTGCAGACCTGGCTCCCATGGGAGATACAGAAATGGTTGACCCAGCTCTTTCTGCAGAGCATGCAGAGCCCGAACAGCCTGAAGAGCCCATTGATGCACCAATGAAAGAAGAGCCTGTGCCTGTCGCTAAGCCCGCCAGCACACCTGTGTTTGATGAGCCAGCTCCTCCCAAGGCAACCCGCGTTGCAAAGAGAACAGGCATGGGCAAGGCGAAGGCACCTAAGCCCCCTCGCAAGTCAGCTGCTAGATCAACTCCGGTCAGAGCCACACCTAGTCGTCGATCTGCTAGACGTGCGGCCCCTTCTCAGGACCCAATTGAGGATGACGGAGAGGTTCAGGCCGGGGCTCCCGCAGAGGACAACTCTGAGGTTGACGAAGCTCAGACGCGCAAACGAAAGACGCCTAGTAGGTTCCGATCCGCTGGTGTGCCCGAGGTATCGGCTGCCGCCGACGATTCAGACAGCGTTATGGACGATATGGAAGATTTGCCAGCGCGCGTTATGtaa
- a CDS encoding hypothetical protein (BUSCO:EOG09265DVA): MPSRREIYIPPPPASTHRINRDHRIKRVPLQDLAFKKSTGALLQQRKRVFRTVPSPDKENVEACYRAVDHLSVTFEEWYQERMRILRESRQFRRNINNILLAAQQPTDRSRLSMPPRDSDSSSSDAEPDESILFNRARPTAAPAGPSSDATMAYNDDQAAEADADQRTLSHSPEEYEDENSIGEEEEEEEDDDDDVDEDEDDEEAAEHDQAHGAATLFDPATAGLKEISNLARFTVSSHKPGNGVEELKSDDLKLFWQSDGPQPHKLTMYFTKRVGIRDIRFYVDYNEDESYTPTKVVFKAGTSENNLIEFATMALENPSGWQQVPIAGAGGGPDGNTLVAWVVQMQILENHQNGKDTHLRGIRIYSFDNDSALGPGRDGNPVEDVLDLMDTATSHINPNSTRSRLSNFGASNFESGEGGLAIPEFMREPEIR, from the exons ATGCCTTCGCGTCGCGAGATCTacattcctcctcctccagcctcAACTCATCGAATCAACCGTGATCATCGTATCAAGCGAGTTCCACTCCAAGACCTCGCCTTCAAGAAGTCTACTGGCGCTCTTCTCCAGCAGCGCAAGCGAGTCTTCCGAACCGTTCCTTCTCCAGACAAGGAGAACGTGGAGGCCTGCTACCGAGCCGTTGATCATCTCAGTGTCACCTTTGAGGAGTGGTATCAAGAGCGCATGCGAATTCTCCGCGAATCACGACAATTCCGAAGAAATATTAACAATATTCTCCTAGCTGCCCAGCAGCCTACAGACCGATCTCGTCTCAGCATGCCTCCCCGCGATTCCGACTCCTCCAGCTCCGACGCTGAGCCTGATGAGAGTATTCTCTTCAACCGTGCTCGCCCAACAGCTGCTCCCGCTGGCCCTTCTTCTGATGCCACAATGGCTTACAACGACGACcaagctgctgaggctgatgctgatcaGCGCACTCTTTCTCATTCCCCTGAAGAatatgaggatgagaactCAAtcggcgaggaagaagaagaagaagaagatgatgatgatgatgtcgatgaagacgaggatgacgaagaagccgCTGAACACGACCAGGCTCATGGAGCTGCTACCCTTTTCGACCCCGCTACTGCCGGCCTAAAGGAGATTTCCAACCTTGCCCGTTTCACTGTTAGCAGCCACAAGCCTGgcaatggtgttgaggagctcaagagcgatgacctcaagctcttctggcA ATCCGATGGCCCTCAGCCCCACAAGCTCACCATGTATTTCACCAAGCGTGTTGGTATTCGTGACATTCGTTTCTACGTTGACTACAACGAGGACGAGTCCTACACCCCTACCAAGGTCGTCTTCAAGGCCGGTACCAGCGAGAACAATCTCATCGAGTTTGCTACCATGGCTCTCGAGAACCCCTCCGGCTGGCAGCAGGTTCCCATCGCCGGCGCCGGCGGTGGCCCTGACGGTAACACCCTTGTCGCTTGGGTCGTTCAGATGCAGATCCTTGAGAACCACCAGAACGGCAAGGATACCCATCTTCGCGGTATCAGGATCTATTCTTTCGACAACGACTCCGCCCTTGGTCCCGGTCGCGATGGTAACCCTGTCGAAGATGTCCTCGACCTCATGGACACAGCCACTAGCCATATCAACCCCAATTCTACTCGTTCGCGCCTCAGCAACTTTGGAGCTTCCAACTTTGAGTCTGGTGAAGGAGGTCTCGCCATTCCTGAATTCATGCGAGAGCCTGAGATCCGCTAA
- a CDS encoding hypothetical protein (EggNog:ENOG41) yields MMPRSPLPMDSLWMSSAATANQLQPGQISPLSAGLDNSSAPTMVHSASSSCADSWSTDYVDRDDVEMDNNWEQGSDDILTIPKLEPVEDDLNMDDLKAAPLAPTSVDSAKIDPKPKRPRGRPRKHPLTTAVSASKVTKGRSKTGCITCRKRKKKCDEAKPRCMNCEKNAVVCEGYHEKQIWKSGKEKAEEERLRQEALPIITMQPIFHGVETVEDKVFWKHYITHLSNVLTVEGEARNAFKDIILHLANEHQGLMHSILAVSSKHIDWDTPYGAKLLADHPQSNREALQQRADYHHDESMKRLYEDMGRPLDKDDPEYKTILSARYGQMLCLLLQTRADGNPRGEHRVHLQAYQTLIQHSPPEDPALYTFITEFFQYHIFADDLFWHPENMTARLSSEDWEPVAPIQPPRLIGVGDGLFQYLSQITTIRNTIRANISAGVDPVVDYTSLYQAAEIDAAIREWTPNWPWGDSRDRVGLLYKQMMWVYLFRTIYPPSVSSMRRSTFSTLPISASTTVALPPPPPRRASMMATVSRGNGVTGATDVHMASSCPTSRNPSRTNSMHEQDSSTYQERASSPPPSRRPAYHDRRITLAVEESLTILESFKPSDPSQTLLLIPCLVIGTACFEPAQQERIRTAVRSVRGYTGLRNCERVMELLEKVWACMDQGDWVSVWDWQGVARRMRLDFSCA; encoded by the exons ATGATGCCACGGTCACCTTTACCAATGGACTCTTTGTGGATGtcttcagcagcaacagcaaatcAACTACAGCCCGGCCAAATTTCACCGTTGAGCGCAGGATTGGACAACTCTTCTGCCCCTACGATGGTACATtcagcctcctcatcctgTGCCGATTCTTGGAGCACGGACTATGTCGACCGAGACGATGTTGAAATGGACAATAATTGGGAGCAAGGCTCGGACGATATTCTTACCATTCCGAAGCTGGAGCCGGTCGAAGATGATCTTAACATGGACGATCTAAAAGCCGCCCCCCTGGCGCCAACTTCAGTGGACTCCGCCAAGATAGATCCGAAACCGAAAAGACCACGAGGAAGGCCAAGGAAACACCCACTGACCACGGCAGTGAGCGCAAGTAAAGTGACCAAGGGTCGATCAAAGACTGGTTGCATCACTTGCCGAAAGCGCAAGAAGAAATGTGATGAAGCG AAACCTCGAT GCATGAATTGCGAGAAGAACGCTGTGGTATGCGAGGGTTACCACGAAAAACAGATATGGAAGAGCGGCAAGGAAAAGGCAGAAGAGG AGCGTTTACGCCAGGAGGCCCTTCCAATTATTACTATGCAACCAATCTTTCATGGTGTCGAGACTGTCGAAGATAAGGTCTTTTGGAAACATTATATTACCCATCTGAGCAATGTCTTAACAGTTGAAGGAGAGGCCAGAAATGCCTTCAAAGACATCATCCTTCACCTCGCCAATGAACACCAAGGCCTCATGCACTCTATTCTGGCAGTCAGCAGCAAGCATATCGACTGGGATACACCGTATGGTGCCAAGTTATTGGCCGACCATCCTCAGTCCAATCGGGAGGCGCTGCAACAACGCGCCGATTATCACCACGACGAGTCCATGAAGCGACTATACGAGGATATGGGGCGCCCATTGGACAAGGACGATCCTGAGTACAAGACTATTCTCTCTGCGAGATATGGACAAATGCTCTGCTTGCTCCTCCAGACAAGAGCCGATGGAAACCCTCGAGGTGAACATCGAGTGCACCTCCAAGCTTACCAGACCCTGATTCAACACTCACCCCCTGAGGACCCggctttatatactttcatAACTGAGTTCTTCCAGTATCATATCTTTGCCGATGACTTGTTCTGGCACCCTGAGAACATGACAGCTAGACTGTCGTCTGAAGATTGGGAGCCTGTAGCACCGATACAGCCTCCCCGTTTAATAGGTGTTGGGGATGGCCTCTTCCAGTATCTATCTCAGATCACGACTATTCGAAACACAATCCGAGCCAACATTTCTGCTGGTGTTGACCCAGTGGTGGACTACACCAGCTTGTATCAGGCTGCTGAGATTGACGCGGCCATTCGCGAGTGGACACCAAACTGGCCATGGGGCGACAGCCGTGACCGAGTCGGACTGCTCTACAAGCAGATGATGTGGGTGTATCTTTTCCGGACGATCTACCCACCTTCAGTCTCCTCAATGCGCCGTTCGACGTTCAGCACCTTGCCCATCTCGGCCTCAACTACTGTCGCtcttcctccaccaccacccagACGAGCTTCAATGATGGCCACAGTATCAAGGGGTAACGGTGTTACTGGGGCTACTGATGTTCACATGGCCAGTAGCTGTCCAACATCTCGCAACCCTTCGAGGACAAATTCCATGCACGAACAAGACTCGTCAACATACCAAGAGAGGGCATCCTCACCCCCACCTTCCAGAAGGCCAGCGTATCACGACCGGCGCATTACGCTCGCCGTTGAAGAGTCTCTCACTATTTTGGAGTCATTCAAGCCTTCTGATCCCTCCCAGACTCTGCTACTTATTCCCTGTCTAGTTATTGGCACTGCCTGCTTTGAGCCAGCCCAGCAGGAACGCATACGCACTGCAGTAAGATCTGTTCGCGGATATACAGGCCTACGGAACTGCGAACGTGTCATGGAACTTCTAGAAAAGGTTTGGGCATGCATGGACCAGGGCGACTGGGTGTCTGTATGGGACTGGCAAGGTGTTGCCCGACGAATGCGTCTTGATTTCTCATGCGCATGA
- a CDS encoding hypothetical protein (EggNog:ENOG41), with translation MTLTDEELDRDWQPSGRRPQSTIARSFSAELMDIFRIENSLTDLDQQVHDKKQTVDKNTEELASLEARIREMEDRLRRSVGTTQRSPLPQVQTQNINQSQTQQQQQQPSSLDAPTDDSKARSRPGTARASQQAPSSGNMPPTPGASEGEYYVVTRDDLQDGPR, from the exons ATGACTCTCACCGATGAAGAGCTCGACCGCGACTGGCAGCCCAGTGGCCGTCGCCCCCAATC CACCATCGCCCGCTCTTTTAGTGCAGAGTTGATGGACATCTTCCGCATCGAGAACTCGCTCACCGACCTGGATCAGCAAGTCCACGATAA GAAGCAAACAGTCGACAAGAACACCGAAGAACTCGCCTCTCTCGAAGCCCGCATCCGCGAAATGGAAGATCGCCTACGTCGCTCTGTAGGCACCACTCAGcgctctcctcttccacaGGTCCAGACACAAAACATCAACCAGTCCCagactcagcagcagcagcagcagccaagctCCCTTGATGCTCCCACGGACGACTCCAAGGCTCGCTCTCGACCGGGAACGGCCCGCgcttctcagcaagctccCTCCTCGGGCAACATGCCCCCGACCCCGGGTGCCAGTGAAGGTGAATACTACGTCGTCACCCGTGATGACTTGCAAGACGGCCCGCGCTGA